A part of Setaria viridis chromosome 8, Setaria_viridis_v4.0, whole genome shotgun sequence genomic DNA contains:
- the LOC117833207 gene encoding uncharacterized protein — protein MDDEDSDCSEDEILRLIIEEDIADERQFTEDLLLFGMYHETYFNKSKKRKTVESGHDWVMRNLADRVQCYNMFRMSRESFDRLHDLLVQSYGLKSTSKSSSVEALGMFLWMVGAPQSVRQAENRLERSLETVHHNFDKVLKCIIKLAADIIKLLDPEFRTMHRRLQNPRFFPHFNNCIGAIDGTHIPVVVPSNKVVQHLCRKGFTTQNVLAVCDFDLRFTFVLAGWPGSVHDMRVFNDATDKYKDMFPHPPPGKFYLVDSGYPNRPGYLAPYKGTKYHLLEFRQGPMPKGMKETFNFAHSSLKNCVERSFGVLKMKWRILLKVPSYPIPKQSQIIVACMALHNFIRESHMEDEDFARCDRDENYVPHEASTSEPQQHNTQTRDEDTNMNAFRDQIASSLYNRT, from the exons ATGGATGATGAGGACAGTGACTGTAGTGAGGATGAAATATTGAGGCTTATTATTGAGGAGGATATTGCCGATGAAAGGCAATTCACAGAGGACCTGCTGCTGTTTGGTATGTATCATGAGACCTACTTTAATAAAAGTAAGAAGAGAAAGACGGTTGAAAGTGGTCATGATTGGGTGATGAGAAATCTAGCAGATAGGGTGCAATGCTATAACATGTTTAGAATGAGTAGAGAATCGTTTGATCGTCTGCATGACTTGTTGGTGCAATCTTATGGCCTAAAGTCCACATCAAAGAGCTCTTCAGTAGAGGCATTAGGAATGTTTCTTTGGATGGTTGGTGCACCTCAGTCAGTCAGACAAGCTGAGAACAGATTAGAGAGATCATTAGAAACAGTTCATCATAATTTTGACAAAGTTTTGAAGTGTATCATAAAGCTAGCAGCTGACATAATCAAGCTCCTCGACCCTGAATTTAGAACAATGCACCGTAGGTTACAGAATCCTAGATTCTTTCCAcacttcaacaattgtataggTGCAATAGATGGCACTCATATACCAGTTGTCGTGCCAAGTAACAAGGTGGTGCAACATCTTTGTCGAAAGGGCTTCACTACACAGAATGTGCTTGCGGTCTGTGACTTTGACTTGAGGTTCACGTTTGTTCTtgcgggctggcctggttcagtACATGACATGAGGGTTTTCAATGATGCAACAGACAAGTACAAAGACATGTTCCCACACCCCCCCC CAGGAAAGTTCTACCTAGTGGACTCTGGGTACCCCAATCGGCCTGGTTACCTTGCACCTTACAAGGGAACGAAGTACCATCTTCTAGAGTTCAGACAGGGGCCTATGCccaaaggtatgaaagagacctTTAACTTCGCTCATTCATCTCTTAAGAATTGTGTGGAGAGGTCATTTGGAGTTCTTAAGATGAAGTGGCGGATTTTATTGAAAGTGCCTAGTTATCCAATACCAAAGCAAAGTCAGATAATTGTTGCATGTATGGCACTTCATAACTTTATTAGAGAGAGTCATATGGAGGATGAGGACTTTGCTCGTTGTGACCGtgatgagaactatgttccTCATGAAGCATCAACCTCTGAACCACAACAGCACAATACTCAAACAAGGGACGAAGATACAAATATGAATGCATTCCGTGATCAAATAGCCTCAAGTTTGTATAATAGAACGTAg